One part of the Dermacentor andersoni chromosome 2, qqDerAnde1_hic_scaffold, whole genome shotgun sequence genome encodes these proteins:
- the LOC129387431 gene encoding neprilysin-like produces MTPRREHGRGAPSPAPEDHRVWRPDHAAFVGAVGLIAAAVCVAVPIGLRLSLIRCKGSECLSLERDMKRAMDPGADPCSNFYQHVCGRWVSGKTDFAYVTYKYRNFRDKDLMHELVTGVSLTPNRHQTTRDKLALLYLSCHAEVNNEESIGDFLRVLILTWPKRSHSSAFEV; encoded by the exons ATGACACCACGGAGAGAGCACGGTAGAGGCGCGCCGTCGCCAGCGCCGGAGGACCACCGTGTGTGGCGACCTGACCACGCAGCGTTCGTGGGCGCCGTGGGTCTGATCGCGGCTGCCGTGTGCGTCGCCGTGCCCATCGGTTTGCGTCTGAGCCTGATACGTTGCAAGGGCAGCGAGTGCCTGTCGCTAGAGCGGGACATGAAGCGCGCCATGGATCCCGGTGCAGACCCGTGCAGCAACTTCTACCAGCACGTCTGTGGCCGATGGGTCAGTGGAAAGACGGACTTCGCATATGTCACCTACAAGTACAGGAACTTCCGGGACAAGGATCTGATGCACGAACTGGTGACGGGCGTCTCGCTGACTCCGAATCGCCATCAGACCACCCGTGATAAGCTGGCCCTACTGTACCTCAG CTGCCACGCAGAAGTTAACAACGAGGAGTCCATTGGCGATTTCCTACGTGTCCTTATACTGACCTGGCCGAAGCGCTCCCACTCAAGTGCCTTCGAGGTATGA